One window from the genome of Aricia agestis chromosome 22, ilAriAges1.1, whole genome shotgun sequence encodes:
- the LOC121738054 gene encoding zinc finger matrin-type protein 5 gives MGKKYYCDYCDKTMVATPALVKTHNKGVVHQKIVNEHYQQFKDPETILKEESAKKPCSRHMRGECQFGSICRFSHYTKEQLYELQQLVSAKKKLESTHPSFQDIYQKFQDEKSKSTESNILIDPNGVSHVLPWSYHEMTENENMLPPSLRRLKAEDFLESNNEEWG, from the exons ATGGGAAAGAAATACTATTGTGATTACTGTGACAAAACTATGGTCGCCACGCCGGCGCTTGTAAAAACACACAACAAGGGTGTAGTTCATCAGAAAATTGTAAACGAACAttatcaacaatttaaag ATCCGGAGACAATATTAAAAGAGGAGAGCGCGAAGAAGCCCTGCAGCAGGCACATGCGGGGTGAATGCCAGTTTGGAAGTATCTGCCGTTTCTCTCACTATACCAAGGAACAACTGTACGAGCTGCAGCAACTCG TGTCAGCAAAAAAGAAATTGGAAAGCACACATCCGTCATTCCAAGATATCTATCAAAAGTTCCAAGATGAGAAATCAAAGAGCACAGAATCAAATATACTAATAGATCCGAACGGCGTATCGCACGTTCTGCCGTGGTCGTACCATGAGATGACAGAAAATGAGAATATGTTGCCACCGAGTCTCAGAAGGTTGAAAGCAGAAGACTTTCTCGAAAGTAACAATGAAGAATGGGGTTAG
- the LOC121738050 gene encoding uncharacterized protein LOC121738050 isoform X1, whose product MQRVLLLVLCFMYFQPLDAVFGFLDVIFGDSFKRPRPVKCNADFTDCHYLKDGTEGVIYIGNKLTARRGRQGANEIHFHLPEEKYLSGVPGNQHYAHPQKFQDLGRRNRLSNLKYPALSEESVILEAFEPERASVEDY is encoded by the exons ATGCAGAGAGTTTTGCTGCTTGTGTTGTGTTTTATGtattttcaa CCCTTAGATGCTGTTTTTGGATTCCTTGATGTAATATTTGGCGATTCTTTTAAGAGACCACGG CCAGTAAAATGCAACGCAGATTTCACGGACTGCCACTACCTGAAGGATGGAACTGAAGGCGTTATTTAT ATCGGCAACAAACTTACAGCCAGACGGGGGAGACAAGGAGCAAACGAAATTCAT TTCCATCTGCCAGAGGAAAAATATCTGTCAGGGGTCCCAGGCAACCAGCACTATGCTCATCCACAGAAGTTTCAAGACCTTGGAAGAAGAAATAGGCTCAGT AATCTAAAATATCCGGCTCTGTCAGAAGAATCTGTAATTCTAGAAGCGTTTGAGCCAGAACGAGCTAGTGTTGAAGATTATTAG
- the LOC121738050 gene encoding uncharacterized protein LOC121738050 isoform X2, producing the protein MQRVLLLVLCFMYFQPLDAVFGFLDVIFGDSFKRPRPVKCNADFTDCHYLKDGTEGVIYFHLPEEKYLSGVPGNQHYAHPQKFQDLGRRNRLSNLKYPALSEESVILEAFEPERASVEDY; encoded by the exons ATGCAGAGAGTTTTGCTGCTTGTGTTGTGTTTTATGtattttcaa CCCTTAGATGCTGTTTTTGGATTCCTTGATGTAATATTTGGCGATTCTTTTAAGAGACCACGG CCAGTAAAATGCAACGCAGATTTCACGGACTGCCACTACCTGAAGGATGGAACTGAAGGCGTTATTTAT TTCCATCTGCCAGAGGAAAAATATCTGTCAGGGGTCCCAGGCAACCAGCACTATGCTCATCCACAGAAGTTTCAAGACCTTGGAAGAAGAAATAGGCTCAGT AATCTAAAATATCCGGCTCTGTCAGAAGAATCTGTAATTCTAGAAGCGTTTGAGCCAGAACGAGCTAGTGTTGAAGATTATTAG
- the LOC121738047 gene encoding proton-coupled amino acid transporter-like protein pathetic isoform X1, which yields MFTSTVIFKEELLPSDGGPGHFQNLAATQEEEDAFDFVKYRNCQKPSGVIGSTANMIKGALGGGILGGHVAYMKAGVWVAAPFHIIFGVYIGYCLLLLLSCAQIMNRRTRVPVLSYPDVGEAAMQCFPNKKVAKYSKIFRYSIDFVICLDLFGSCSVYQIMIAKTIKQLAENQHHTGLDGIGPGYPNLRVYMTAIIIPVILICLILHLKWLAPFSIVADVIIVICIFFAIYYAFALNPNFENMVPATTLYSYFEYVGMSVFSMSSAGVVIAIENNMKEPKRFPIVIISGMVVIVMCSFCMSFFGYVAFLDKCESPITLNFPLITWNKILKCGIAIMIYITHAVNFWVPFNTVFYYLTLYHKTNLLRWEYFYRVLFVVIIAIIAIIFPNIDALMGLLGALCLSCMAFIWPNFIYLLIIWERPGLGKYNWRFWRSMIMMCIGIFILVVGSTISGIELVSIYF from the exons atgtttacgtCTACGGTTATTTTCAAG gAGGAATTGCTACCTTCAGATGGCGGGCCAGGTCATTTCCAGAATCTGGCAGCCACACAAGAAGAGGAGGACGCGTTTGATTTCGTCAAATATCGCAACTGCCAAAAGCCTAGCGG GGTGATTGGCTCAACTGCCAACATGATCAAAGGCGCGCTAGGCGGAGGGATCCTCGGTGGACACGTCGCGTACATGAAAGCTGGAGTATGGGTTGCCGCCCCTTTCCACATCATCTTCGGTGTATACATTGGATATTGCTTGCTA CTACTCCTATCCTGTGCTCAGATCATGAACAGGAGGACGCGAGTGCCAGTGCTTTCCTATCCCGACGTGGGTGAGGCGGCCATGCAGTGTTTTCCCAACAAGAAGGTGGCGAAGTATTCCAAAATTTTTAG ATACTCTATAGACTTCGTAATCTGTCTGGACCTGTTCGGCTCGTGTTCGGTGTACCAGATCATGATCGCTAAAACCATCAAGCAGCTAGCCGAGAACCAGCACCATACGGGTTTGGATGGCATTGGTCCAG GCTACCCCAACCTGCGAGTGTACATGACCGCGATAATCATACCGGTCATCTTGATCTGCCTGATCCTGCATCTGAAGTGGCTGGCTCCTTTCTCCATAGTCGCCGATGTTATTATCG TCATCTGCATCTTCTTCGCCATATACTACGCGTTCGCTCTGAACCCTAACTTCGAGAATATGGTCCCAGCTACAACCCTCTACTCTTACTTCGAATATGTGGGCATGAGTGTGTTTAGCATGTCAAGTGCTGGGGTGGTGATAGCTATTGAGAATAACATGAAGGAACCGAAGAGGTTTCCGATTGTGATCATCTCTG GCATGGTTGTAATCGTCATGTGTAGTTTCTGTATGTCTTTCTTCGGCTACGTCGCCTTTCTGGACAAGTGCGAGTCGCCGATCACGCTCAACTTCCCTTTGATCAC ATGGAACAAAATCCTGAAATGTGGCATCGCCATCATGATCTACATTACTCACGCGGTCAATTTCTGGGTTCCCTTCAACACGGTCTTTTATTATCTTACACTCTACCACAAGACGAATCTCCTGAGATGGGAATACTTCTACCGAGTACTATTCGTCGTCATCATTGCCATAATTGCGATCATCTTTCCTAACATCGACGCTCTTATGGGCTTG CTCGGCGCGCTCTGCCTCTCTTGTATGGCGTTCATCTGGCCAAATTTCATCTACCTACTGATAATCTGGGAGAGGCCAGGCCTGGGCAAGTATAATTGGAGGTTCTGGAGAAGTATGATCATGATGTGTATTGGAATTTTCATTCTGGTAGTAGGCTCAACTATAAGCGGAATTGAGCTTGtgtctatatatttttaa
- the LOC121738047 gene encoding proton-coupled amino acid transporter-like protein pathetic isoform X3, which yields MFTSTVIFKEELLPSDGGPGHFQNLAATQEEEDAFDFVKYRNCQKPSGVIGSTANMIKGALGGGILGGHVAYMKAGVWVAAPFHIIFGVYIGYCLLLLLSCAQIMNRRTRVPVLSYPDVGEAAMQCFPNKKVAKYSKIFRYSIDFVICLDLFGSCSVYQIMIAKTIKQLAENQHHTGLDGIGPGYPNLRVYMTAIIIPVILICLILHLKWLAPFSIVADVIIGMVVIVMCSFCMSFFGYVAFLDKCESPITLNFPLITWNKILKCGIAIMIYITHAVNFWVPFNTVFYYLTLYHKTNLLRWEYFYRVLFVVIIAIIAIIFPNIDALMGLLGALCLSCMAFIWPNFIYLLIIWERPGLGKYNWRFWRSMIMMCIGIFILVVGSTISGIELVSIYF from the exons atgtttacgtCTACGGTTATTTTCAAG gAGGAATTGCTACCTTCAGATGGCGGGCCAGGTCATTTCCAGAATCTGGCAGCCACACAAGAAGAGGAGGACGCGTTTGATTTCGTCAAATATCGCAACTGCCAAAAGCCTAGCGG GGTGATTGGCTCAACTGCCAACATGATCAAAGGCGCGCTAGGCGGAGGGATCCTCGGTGGACACGTCGCGTACATGAAAGCTGGAGTATGGGTTGCCGCCCCTTTCCACATCATCTTCGGTGTATACATTGGATATTGCTTGCTA CTACTCCTATCCTGTGCTCAGATCATGAACAGGAGGACGCGAGTGCCAGTGCTTTCCTATCCCGACGTGGGTGAGGCGGCCATGCAGTGTTTTCCCAACAAGAAGGTGGCGAAGTATTCCAAAATTTTTAG ATACTCTATAGACTTCGTAATCTGTCTGGACCTGTTCGGCTCGTGTTCGGTGTACCAGATCATGATCGCTAAAACCATCAAGCAGCTAGCCGAGAACCAGCACCATACGGGTTTGGATGGCATTGGTCCAG GCTACCCCAACCTGCGAGTGTACATGACCGCGATAATCATACCGGTCATCTTGATCTGCCTGATCCTGCATCTGAAGTGGCTGGCTCCTTTCTCCATAGTCGCCGATGTTATTATCG GCATGGTTGTAATCGTCATGTGTAGTTTCTGTATGTCTTTCTTCGGCTACGTCGCCTTTCTGGACAAGTGCGAGTCGCCGATCACGCTCAACTTCCCTTTGATCAC ATGGAACAAAATCCTGAAATGTGGCATCGCCATCATGATCTACATTACTCACGCGGTCAATTTCTGGGTTCCCTTCAACACGGTCTTTTATTATCTTACACTCTACCACAAGACGAATCTCCTGAGATGGGAATACTTCTACCGAGTACTATTCGTCGTCATCATTGCCATAATTGCGATCATCTTTCCTAACATCGACGCTCTTATGGGCTTG CTCGGCGCGCTCTGCCTCTCTTGTATGGCGTTCATCTGGCCAAATTTCATCTACCTACTGATAATCTGGGAGAGGCCAGGCCTGGGCAAGTATAATTGGAGGTTCTGGAGAAGTATGATCATGATGTGTATTGGAATTTTCATTCTGGTAGTAGGCTCAACTATAAGCGGAATTGAGCTTGtgtctatatatttttaa
- the LOC121738046 gene encoding uncharacterized protein LOC121738046, with protein sequence MSLVVIFMVLNIIISTKTENLEGKEEIHENFDDYITFEHGINMAEEKTKSTENDKVLAIFKNDADDSAKIENIIPSLKIKRSAVEEIEASPKPIRRVRHRGNLKQDLKAGEVNTSAQSDLRNEEVTKSIKSNTNTFEDTDDNATNKTNIALNNNLISTYLDINRDLLMRTIELNRLANRNATPLNNQSISSVVQNENMKSKGIIEMPSKYITVVKDSNENVNQNLLNAKRLYGHIENKEINDAGFVLEQNNGYLNQRNVYQTLSREKQGKYHEYSVEGDDYYNKDMKQPNNMKTLGANGRNVRHFNGARPRFNDRQLMGRSGAGFDEEEYYEDYSDYTYQKLRQGKVDDYQGMMEDSGTTFEAVHYEGYQNQPNSHQKLHRARQGHNRHELVEDIDRDRLRTYQNHPNGIDQKLFGVSQIYNHKEPMEVDDTRILTEPHYEGPYETFERNAHVRPKFEQELLERDRNSGLMGEQYRKGDSHHPSHDHISQKLLEPRPRFDQKELVERNDARIQPLASPTVTSHTQDYDIRLDHQVLMESNGHANIEDHYIREKLNHPNMNYFDTNGHNIHEKLLETRPRFDHIEPIAASDKIEEEQYEKLTEVKPMFDHQDFKESKNNEMLNIETGNPNILVTKGSQHKQNLVKNHSEKFLHQFEETNGKIPIPNPINNEPVFEDLRKPTQEATERKTADIVAEQYNEDFPTPNIKAQDINPNIHQNMLETATLGLDNMAIKEADTRYYAEPEYTDEPNVIPFENTNTHPASFKERNAYHTTVDDIPKLIHLDDKERSVGIYPRLIQVPRIQSLVVLPRFRCRLVPVCTRFYLRKRCLKTIIKCGLL encoded by the exons ATGTCGTTAGTAGTTATATTCATGgtattaaacattattatttcaaCTAAAACTGAG AATTTAGAAGGTAAAGAAGAAATACATGAAAATTTTGATGATTACATAACATTTGAAcatggaattaatatggctgaggaaaaaactaaatctactGAAAATGATAAAGTTCTagcaatttttaaaaatgatgcAGATGATTCAGCgaaaattgaaaacattatACCGTCTCTTAAAATTAAAAGATCTGCAGTTGAAGAAATTGAAGCATCGCCAAAGCCAATCCGTCGTGTGAGGCACAGGGGTAATTTAAAACAAGATTTAAAGGCAGGGGAAGTTAACACTTCAGCTCAATCAGATCTTCGTAATGAAGAAGtcacaaaatcaataaaaagtaatacAAATACGTTTGAAGATACAGATGATAATGCGACTAACAAAACAAATAttgctttaaataataatttgataagCACTTACTTAGATATTAATAGGGATCTTCTTATGAGGACTATAGAATTGAATAGACTAGCTAATAGAAATGCCACCCCTCTCAACAATCAATCAATTTCATCCGTTGTTCAAAATG AAAATATGAAATCTAAGGGCATCATCGAAAtgccatcaaaatatattaccgTTGTTAAGGATTCAAACGAAAATGTTAACCAGAATTTACTAAATGCAAAACGACTTTATGGTCACATAGAAAACAAAGAAATTAACGATGCTGGATTTGTATTGGAACAAAATAATGGTTACCTTAATCAACGTAATGTGTATCAAACATTATCAAGAGAAAAACAAGGAAAATATCACGAATATTCTGTTGAAGGTgacgattattataataaagatatGAAACAAccaaataatatgaaaacacTGGGAGCAAATGGTCGTAATGTTCGTCATTTTAATGGGGCAAGGCCAAGATTTAATGATCGACAGCTTATGGGAAGAAGCGGCGCTGGATTTGACGAGGAAGAATATTATGAAGATTATTCAGATTATACGTACCAGAAATTAAGACAAGGAAAAGTTGATGACTACCAAGGGATGATGGAAGATAGCGGTACTACATTTGAAGCAGTGCATTATGAAGGTTATCAAAATCAACCGAATAGTCACCAGAAATTACATAGAGCAAGACAAGGACATAACCGACATGAACTTGTAGAAGATATAGATAGGGATAGATTGAGAACTTATCAAAATCACCCAAATGGCATTGATCAAAAACTATTTGGAGTAAGTCAAATATATAACCACAAAGAGCCAATGGAAGTAGATGATACTAGAATCCTAACTGAACCACATTACGAAGGTCCGTATGAAACATTTGAACGGAACGCACATGTAAGGCCAAAATTCGAGCAAGAGCTATTAGAAAGAGACAGAAACAGCGGACTCATGGGAGAACAATACAGGAAAGGAGATTCGCATCATCCAAGTCACGACCATATTTCCCAAAAACTATTAGAACCAAGGCCCAGATTTGACCAAAAAGAGCTTGTGGAAAGAAATGATGCCAGAATCCAACCACTAGCATCACCAACCGTAACTTCTCATACACAGGATTACGATATAAGATTAGATCACCAAGTGTTAATGGAAAGTAATGGTCATGCAAACATAGAGGATCATTATATCAGAGAAAAGCTAAATCATCCAAACATGAATTATTTTGATACAAATGGACATAACATTCACGAAAAATTATTAGAAACGAGGCCAAGATTTGACCATATAGAGCCTATAGCAGCAAGTGATAAAATCGAAGAAGAACAATATGAAAAATTAACAGAAGTAAAACCAATGTTCGATCATCAAGACTTTAAGGaatcaaaaaataatgaaatgttaAATATAGAGACTGGCAATCCTAATATTTTAGTAACAAAAGGAAGTCAGCATAAACAAAATCTTGTAAAGAATCACTCTGAAAAGTTTCTGCATCAGTTTGAAGAAACAAACGGAAAAATACCCATACCTAACCCAATTAATAATGAACCAGTCTTCGAAGATCTACGAAAACCTACTCAGGAAGCAACAGAAAGAAAAACTGCTGATATAGTTGCAGAACAGTACAATGAAGATTTTCCGACACCGAATATCAAAGCTCAGGATATTAATCCAAATATACATCAAAATATGCTGGAAACAGCAACACTGGGACTAGATAATATGGCTATAAAGGAGGCTGATACGAGATATTACGCTGAACCAGAATACACAGATGAACCAAATGTTATTCCTTTTGAAAATACTAATACTCATCCGGCATCTTTTAAAGAAAGAAACGCATATCATACTACTGTAGATGATATTCCAAAGTTAATACATTTAGATGACAAAGAAAGATCAGTTGGTATATATCCAAGATTAATCCAAGTTCCAAGGATACAATCACTGGTTGTGCTGCCAAGATTTAGATGTCGTTTGGTGCCCGTATGCACCAGGTTTTATTTACGTAAACGATgcctaaaaacaataattaaatgtggattattataa
- the LOC121738047 gene encoding proton-coupled amino acid transporter-like protein pathetic isoform X2: protein MEELLPSDGGPGHFQNLAATQEEEDAFDFVKYRNCQKPSGVIGSTANMIKGALGGGILGGHVAYMKAGVWVAAPFHIIFGVYIGYCLLLLLSCAQIMNRRTRVPVLSYPDVGEAAMQCFPNKKVAKYSKIFRYSIDFVICLDLFGSCSVYQIMIAKTIKQLAENQHHTGLDGIGPGYPNLRVYMTAIIIPVILICLILHLKWLAPFSIVADVIIVICIFFAIYYAFALNPNFENMVPATTLYSYFEYVGMSVFSMSSAGVVIAIENNMKEPKRFPIVIISGMVVIVMCSFCMSFFGYVAFLDKCESPITLNFPLITWNKILKCGIAIMIYITHAVNFWVPFNTVFYYLTLYHKTNLLRWEYFYRVLFVVIIAIIAIIFPNIDALMGLLGALCLSCMAFIWPNFIYLLIIWERPGLGKYNWRFWRSMIMMCIGIFILVVGSTISGIELVSIYF from the exons ATG gAGGAATTGCTACCTTCAGATGGCGGGCCAGGTCATTTCCAGAATCTGGCAGCCACACAAGAAGAGGAGGACGCGTTTGATTTCGTCAAATATCGCAACTGCCAAAAGCCTAGCGG GGTGATTGGCTCAACTGCCAACATGATCAAAGGCGCGCTAGGCGGAGGGATCCTCGGTGGACACGTCGCGTACATGAAAGCTGGAGTATGGGTTGCCGCCCCTTTCCACATCATCTTCGGTGTATACATTGGATATTGCTTGCTA CTACTCCTATCCTGTGCTCAGATCATGAACAGGAGGACGCGAGTGCCAGTGCTTTCCTATCCCGACGTGGGTGAGGCGGCCATGCAGTGTTTTCCCAACAAGAAGGTGGCGAAGTATTCCAAAATTTTTAG ATACTCTATAGACTTCGTAATCTGTCTGGACCTGTTCGGCTCGTGTTCGGTGTACCAGATCATGATCGCTAAAACCATCAAGCAGCTAGCCGAGAACCAGCACCATACGGGTTTGGATGGCATTGGTCCAG GCTACCCCAACCTGCGAGTGTACATGACCGCGATAATCATACCGGTCATCTTGATCTGCCTGATCCTGCATCTGAAGTGGCTGGCTCCTTTCTCCATAGTCGCCGATGTTATTATCG TCATCTGCATCTTCTTCGCCATATACTACGCGTTCGCTCTGAACCCTAACTTCGAGAATATGGTCCCAGCTACAACCCTCTACTCTTACTTCGAATATGTGGGCATGAGTGTGTTTAGCATGTCAAGTGCTGGGGTGGTGATAGCTATTGAGAATAACATGAAGGAACCGAAGAGGTTTCCGATTGTGATCATCTCTG GCATGGTTGTAATCGTCATGTGTAGTTTCTGTATGTCTTTCTTCGGCTACGTCGCCTTTCTGGACAAGTGCGAGTCGCCGATCACGCTCAACTTCCCTTTGATCAC ATGGAACAAAATCCTGAAATGTGGCATCGCCATCATGATCTACATTACTCACGCGGTCAATTTCTGGGTTCCCTTCAACACGGTCTTTTATTATCTTACACTCTACCACAAGACGAATCTCCTGAGATGGGAATACTTCTACCGAGTACTATTCGTCGTCATCATTGCCATAATTGCGATCATCTTTCCTAACATCGACGCTCTTATGGGCTTG CTCGGCGCGCTCTGCCTCTCTTGTATGGCGTTCATCTGGCCAAATTTCATCTACCTACTGATAATCTGGGAGAGGCCAGGCCTGGGCAAGTATAATTGGAGGTTCTGGAGAAGTATGATCATGATGTGTATTGGAATTTTCATTCTGGTAGTAGGCTCAACTATAAGCGGAATTGAGCTTGtgtctatatatttttaa
- the LOC121738047 gene encoding proton-coupled amino acid transporter-like protein pathetic isoform X4 — protein MIKGALGGGILGGHVAYMKAGVWVAAPFHIIFGVYIGYCLLLLLSCAQIMNRRTRVPVLSYPDVGEAAMQCFPNKKVAKYSKIFRYSIDFVICLDLFGSCSVYQIMIAKTIKQLAENQHHTGLDGIGPGYPNLRVYMTAIIIPVILICLILHLKWLAPFSIVADVIIVICIFFAIYYAFALNPNFENMVPATTLYSYFEYVGMSVFSMSSAGVVIAIENNMKEPKRFPIVIISGMVVIVMCSFCMSFFGYVAFLDKCESPITLNFPLITWNKILKCGIAIMIYITHAVNFWVPFNTVFYYLTLYHKTNLLRWEYFYRVLFVVIIAIIAIIFPNIDALMGLLGALCLSCMAFIWPNFIYLLIIWERPGLGKYNWRFWRSMIMMCIGIFILVVGSTISGIELVSIYF, from the exons ATGATCAAAGGCGCGCTAGGCGGAGGGATCCTCGGTGGACACGTCGCGTACATGAAAGCTGGAGTATGGGTTGCCGCCCCTTTCCACATCATCTTCGGTGTATACATTGGATATTGCTTGCTA CTACTCCTATCCTGTGCTCAGATCATGAACAGGAGGACGCGAGTGCCAGTGCTTTCCTATCCCGACGTGGGTGAGGCGGCCATGCAGTGTTTTCCCAACAAGAAGGTGGCGAAGTATTCCAAAATTTTTAG ATACTCTATAGACTTCGTAATCTGTCTGGACCTGTTCGGCTCGTGTTCGGTGTACCAGATCATGATCGCTAAAACCATCAAGCAGCTAGCCGAGAACCAGCACCATACGGGTTTGGATGGCATTGGTCCAG GCTACCCCAACCTGCGAGTGTACATGACCGCGATAATCATACCGGTCATCTTGATCTGCCTGATCCTGCATCTGAAGTGGCTGGCTCCTTTCTCCATAGTCGCCGATGTTATTATCG TCATCTGCATCTTCTTCGCCATATACTACGCGTTCGCTCTGAACCCTAACTTCGAGAATATGGTCCCAGCTACAACCCTCTACTCTTACTTCGAATATGTGGGCATGAGTGTGTTTAGCATGTCAAGTGCTGGGGTGGTGATAGCTATTGAGAATAACATGAAGGAACCGAAGAGGTTTCCGATTGTGATCATCTCTG GCATGGTTGTAATCGTCATGTGTAGTTTCTGTATGTCTTTCTTCGGCTACGTCGCCTTTCTGGACAAGTGCGAGTCGCCGATCACGCTCAACTTCCCTTTGATCAC ATGGAACAAAATCCTGAAATGTGGCATCGCCATCATGATCTACATTACTCACGCGGTCAATTTCTGGGTTCCCTTCAACACGGTCTTTTATTATCTTACACTCTACCACAAGACGAATCTCCTGAGATGGGAATACTTCTACCGAGTACTATTCGTCGTCATCATTGCCATAATTGCGATCATCTTTCCTAACATCGACGCTCTTATGGGCTTG CTCGGCGCGCTCTGCCTCTCTTGTATGGCGTTCATCTGGCCAAATTTCATCTACCTACTGATAATCTGGGAGAGGCCAGGCCTGGGCAAGTATAATTGGAGGTTCTGGAGAAGTATGATCATGATGTGTATTGGAATTTTCATTCTGGTAGTAGGCTCAACTATAAGCGGAATTGAGCTTGtgtctatatatttttaa